Proteins found in one Bremerella volcania genomic segment:
- a CDS encoding YbjQ family protein — MIVTTGNDVEGQRIVEYLGLVRGIVVRSTSIARGFIGGIRAIGGGNIPEYAAVCEEARQHAYDLMLEHARQVGADALIGVRYDATEFMPGSTEVLAYGTAVKLQPDAG, encoded by the coding sequence ATGATCGTCACCACAGGCAACGACGTAGAAGGACAGCGCATCGTCGAATATTTGGGCTTGGTCCGAGGGATCGTCGTTCGTTCGACAAGCATTGCCCGCGGTTTCATCGGAGGCATTCGGGCCATCGGCGGTGGCAACATCCCCGAGTACGCCGCCGTGTGCGAAGAAGCTCGGCAGCATGCTTATGACCTGATGTTGGAGCATGCCCGCCAAGTCGGAGCCGATGCCCTCATAGGCGTGCGTTATGATGCGACCGAGTTCATGCCGGGCTCGACCGAAGTGCTGGCCTACGGAACGGCGGTCAAACTTCAGCCTGACGCGGGCTAA
- a CDS encoding HEAT repeat domain-containing protein, with the protein MPSGIEKTFQLFANTDNHAAVPVLVDALDSPYSEVREGALSALLHQRNAVAQRALVQRWRKFTAVQRSWIELSGISLEIALRELIQSTDHEQFALGLEVLHQVPEYDLIPALALIVRDSGHSYRDSAGNTLVHLAASLRKALRTGDKKVGVESVRSRAIDSLGDCIRHYQQHESVALLEAFLVLVTRENQLLREAWNNTKHPAHAAIIRFLRHSSRPEIIDLVLSSLTDMHPSMPVLNIVGLRHDPAFMSELTARIQGNMDDTVRRNLSKLNKVAWADEHRHVLEKLNGLQQAAAVHMAMFTSIGSERLYDLLLLIACSEHSSGRLAALEELASYIDPHTNELILDAVSDPNAAVRAEALRQLRPRGIPGAIKLLLQHLDSPQLIVQDTVRNSLAEFNFPRFLSAFDKMSPDAQKNTGRLVRGIDVNTQRLLADEMVNDASYRRLRALKIIEVMENHLDMEADLIKALQHEDHFLRAEAAKLLARCPSSASVAALRQAMLDRNVRVRENAEASLRRIAGSKVAVPSIDVSVASEEVTT; encoded by the coding sequence GTGCCCTCCGGAATCGAAAAAACCTTTCAGCTATTTGCCAACACGGACAACCATGCGGCGGTCCCTGTTTTGGTCGACGCGCTGGACTCGCCGTATTCCGAAGTGCGCGAAGGAGCTCTCTCGGCTTTGCTGCATCAACGGAACGCCGTGGCGCAGCGGGCACTCGTGCAGCGTTGGCGAAAATTCACCGCGGTCCAGCGTAGTTGGATCGAACTCTCCGGGATCTCGCTCGAAATTGCTTTGCGGGAACTGATCCAATCGACCGATCACGAGCAATTCGCTTTGGGTCTCGAGGTGTTGCACCAGGTTCCCGAGTACGACCTGATCCCGGCCCTCGCGCTGATCGTCCGCGACTCGGGGCATTCCTACCGAGATTCGGCCGGCAACACGCTGGTGCATTTGGCGGCCAGCCTCCGTAAAGCCCTGCGCACCGGCGACAAAAAAGTGGGTGTCGAATCGGTTCGCAGCCGTGCGATCGATTCCCTGGGGGACTGCATCCGCCACTACCAACAGCATGAGTCGGTTGCCCTTCTGGAAGCATTCCTGGTGTTGGTCACCCGCGAAAACCAATTGCTCCGCGAGGCCTGGAACAATACCAAACACCCAGCACACGCCGCGATCATTCGCTTCCTGCGGCATAGCTCGCGTCCCGAAATCATCGACCTGGTGCTCAGTTCGCTCACCGATATGCACCCCAGCATGCCGGTGCTCAACATCGTCGGGCTGCGGCACGATCCGGCGTTCATGTCGGAATTGACGGCCCGGATTCAAGGCAACATGGACGACACCGTCCGGCGCAACCTGTCGAAGCTGAACAAAGTGGCCTGGGCCGACGAGCATCGTCACGTGCTCGAGAAGCTGAACGGCCTGCAGCAGGCAGCTGCCGTGCATATGGCCATGTTCACCTCGATCGGCTCGGAGCGTCTGTATGACCTGCTGCTTTTGATTGCCTGTTCCGAACATTCCAGCGGACGCCTGGCAGCACTGGAAGAATTGGCCAGCTACATCGACCCGCACACCAACGAACTGATCCTCGATGCCGTTAGCGATCCCAACGCAGCCGTCCGTGCCGAGGCCCTGCGTCAACTCAGGCCGCGAGGCATACCCGGTGCGATCAAGCTGCTGCTACAGCATCTGGATAGCCCGCAGCTGATCGTTCAAGATACCGTTCGCAACTCGCTGGCCGAATTCAATTTCCCTCGCTTCCTGTCGGCGTTCGACAAGATGAGCCCCGACGCGCAGAAGAACACCGGCCGCCTGGTTCGCGGCATCGACGTCAACACGCAGCGTCTGCTGGCCGACGAGATGGTCAACGATGCCAGCTATCGCCGCCTGCGAGCGCTGAAGATCATCGAGGTGATGGAAAACCACCTCGATATGGAAGCCGACCTGATCAAGGCTTTGCAGCACGAAGATCATTTTCTGCGAGCCGAAGCGGCCAAGCTTCTGGCTCGCTGCCCTTCGTCCGCTTCGGTGGCCGCACTTCGTCAGGCAATGCTCGATCGTAACGTGCGTGTTCGCGAGAATGCCGAGGCGAGCCTGCGCCGCATCGCTGGCAGCAAAGTGGCTGTGCCGTCGATCGATGTTTCGGTCGCCAGCGAAGAGGTCACTACCTAG
- a CDS encoding GumC domain-containing protein gives MAARDNQGLQIAVILMVMMVVGLGITTGVFYNANLKAQTDAKDANTRAQAESSKSREYLLERNRLKVMIGHTDETTMDEIETQFNNDIAAFVADEGGTPANAQALDYRKIPVELRNKYSTLEQQLASARAQVNALTAERDSIRTTADAAVAKAKSEKDAAEANLRKLTADYQSERQSLQDDQKKVLASKQAIEGQVAQVTAKFTQEKKALDKELADKQNLIAGLQKVNEDLQPKITDRPDGKIVWSNQREQTVWINLGSQDLLRPQMTFSVYPVGQENLAGAEVKGSIEVTKIHDGHQAEARITSFDVANPIMPGDTIFTPTWTPGHPEKFAVVGYIDIDGDDKDDTDDLRHIIETSGGIVAAYVDESGSIKGAITPDIRYLILGERPTEKTAEGSLTAYSQMSEAARANGIQAIRVDQFIDWAGYVGAEELVRLNAASKLEELEAQAEKEKAGFQKRRPSGNSAF, from the coding sequence ATGGCAGCCCGTGACAATCAAGGTCTTCAAATCGCCGTGATCCTTATGGTCATGATGGTGGTCGGTTTGGGTATCACGACCGGTGTCTTCTACAACGCAAATCTGAAAGCCCAGACTGACGCGAAGGACGCCAACACACGAGCCCAGGCCGAATCGTCCAAGTCGCGTGAGTACCTGCTTGAGCGCAACCGTCTGAAGGTCATGATCGGCCACACCGATGAAACGACCATGGACGAGATCGAGACGCAGTTCAACAACGACATCGCCGCATTCGTGGCCGATGAAGGGGGCACGCCTGCTAATGCTCAGGCCCTGGACTATCGCAAGATCCCTGTCGAACTTCGCAACAAGTACTCTACGCTCGAACAGCAGTTGGCATCGGCCCGTGCCCAGGTCAACGCACTGACGGCCGAACGCGATTCGATCCGCACCACCGCGGATGCCGCCGTTGCCAAAGCGAAGTCGGAAAAGGACGCCGCTGAGGCCAACCTGCGTAAGCTGACCGCGGACTACCAATCGGAACGTCAATCGCTGCAAGACGACCAGAAGAAGGTTCTCGCTTCAAAGCAGGCCATCGAAGGTCAAGTCGCCCAGGTGACCGCCAAGTTCACCCAGGAAAAGAAAGCCCTGGACAAAGAACTGGCCGACAAGCAGAACCTGATCGCTGGTCTCCAGAAGGTGAATGAAGACCTGCAGCCGAAGATCACCGACCGCCCCGATGGAAAGATCGTCTGGTCGAACCAGCGGGAACAGACCGTTTGGATCAACCTTGGATCGCAAGACTTGCTGCGTCCGCAGATGACTTTCAGCGTTTACCCAGTCGGTCAAGAGAACCTGGCAGGAGCCGAAGTGAAAGGTTCCATTGAAGTCACCAAGATCCACGACGGACACCAGGCCGAAGCTCGGATCACCAGCTTCGACGTGGCGAACCCAATCATGCCTGGCGACACCATCTTCACCCCAACCTGGACTCCAGGGCATCCAGAGAAGTTCGCCGTGGTCGGTTACATCGACATCGATGGCGACGACAAGGACGACACCGACGACCTACGCCACATCATTGAAACCTCCGGCGGGATCGTCGCGGCTTACGTCGACGAAAGCGGCAGCATCAAGGGTGCGATCACCCCAGACATTCGCTACTTGATCCTGGGTGAACGCCCAACGGAAAAGACCGCCGAAGGTAGCCTGACCGCTTACTCGCAGATGAGCGAAGCTGCCCGAGCCAACGGTATCCAGGCCATCCGCGTCGACCAGTTCATCGACTGGGCTGGCTACGTCGGAGCGGAAGAACTGGTCCGCCTGAATGCCGCCTCGAAGCTGGAAGAACTCGAAGCCCAGGCCGAGAAGGAAAAGGCCGGCTTCCAGAAGCGACGCCCTAGCGGCAACAGCGCTTTCTAG